In a single window of the Acyrthosiphon pisum isolate AL4f chromosome X, pea_aphid_22Mar2018_4r6ur, whole genome shotgun sequence genome:
- the LOC100162405 gene encoding sphingolipid delta(4)-desaturase DES1-like, with translation MGAKVSRTDFEWSPTEEPHATRRKEILEKHPEIKKLYGPDKNFKWIVVITTILQLGSLYLIKDLKWPTVMILAYCFGGVVNHSLMLAIHEIAHNMGFGPKYPMYNKLLGMFANLPIGLPFSVTFKHYHLEHHRYQGDEKLDTDIPTYVEAKLFNSTFGKFIWVLLQPFFYALRPMFVYPKNPTALEIISVSIQLAFNYWVYLYFGTKVITYMLAGSLMAMGLHPVAGHFISEHYMFHKGFETYSYYGPLNFITFNVGYHNEHHDFPFVPGSKLPQVKKIAPEFYDNLPQHHSWTSVLYDFIMDPNIGPYARIKRKHKGLKF, from the exons ATGGGAGCCAAAGTGTCCAGGACCGACTTCGAGTGGTCGCCCACGGAAGAGCCGCACGCGACGCGTAGGAAAGAGATTTTGG AAAAGCACCCAGAAATCAAGAAACTTTACGGTCcagataagaattttaaatggaTTGTTGTAATTACTACAATATTGCAGTTGGGATCTCTTTATTTGATCAAAGATTTAAAATGGCCAACTGTTATGATTTTAGCTTATTGTTTTGGAGGTGTTGTAAATCATTCATTGATGCTTg CTATTCATGAAATTGCCCATAATATGGGATTTGGACCAAAATATccaatgtacaataaattactgGGTATGTTTGCTAACTTACCCATTGGTCTTCCATTCTCTGTCACTTTTAAACACTATCATCTAGAACATCATcgg taccAAGGAGATGAGAAACTTGATACAGACATACCTACATACGTTGaagcaaaattatttaattcaacatTTGGAAAATTTATCTGGGTATTATTACAACCATTTTTCTATGCTTTAAGACCTATGTTTGTTTATCCGAAAAATCCTACTGCACTTGAAATCATAAGTGTTTCTATTCAGTTAGCATTTAACTATtgggtatatttatattttg gtacaaaagtaataacatatatgTTAGCTGGTTCATTGATGGCGATGGGTCTTCATCCAGTAGCAGGGCATTTTATTTCTGAACATTATATGTTTCATAAAGGATTTGAAACATACTCATATTAtggtccattaaattttataacatttaatgttgGCTATCATAACGAACATCATGATTTTCCATTTGTTCCTGGTTCTAAACTTCCGCAA GTCAAGAAAATTGCACCTgagttttatgataatttacctCAACACCATTCTTGGACAAGTGTGCTGTATGATTTTATCATGGATCCTAACATTGGTCCATATGCACGAATAAAACGTAAACATAAaggattaaaattttaa
- the LOC100165175 gene encoding protein PAT1 homolog 1 isoform X1, whose product MDGEDFMTDQQAKFDDDFEEEIYDEDKYDALNDETFGNDMSDGDWEADHEKYAKYDEVIKKKWPDGTEVNDYLANSIPPDPNVFTESLKTLPDLERELRQLHTFSHQYEVPPLPLPFQYQNNFNFVNQNYGINLPSNNCGPIRRPIPVQGSNPIPHNVFNAPPGFREVNVNGHIDDILTKPPPKVISSAISVADLERQLIDAVKVSPSYNRPVPEVNQGYLPFSPYYKREIPQYNLPNVRVVPKNFPRNNNNVPRNLINNVKRFNTNMAYQNFPKMKNYTFDEQSDFTDYGAGFMTVREKHWLAGIQTIQFHNSNPLEEDYYFTMYQKRHHGSSGPKPNSNFHQPDTQSRFNNSYTQLHFENSLGKVLIGSVITPRKMIDIETNDFAPSSASSTDRAVVAQKNSKQILLEIEHMYIPLLKIEQTYYAIRNKAQAAPTVQQYIDELTEILSNHLHHLVSYVTIRKGKQLVHRILPHLKNPSFLWSVFFGPSICTIISKDNEDQLLLLFLPYIRQWIFCLYLPELNQIAEYLMKNLAFVLISIFGISVIANMIERAEEVRPTTERKVLKQWSIFISNVILVGSENTIQRPVIGLDKKIIEQHLTYLPLDQSVTIEKKLNLVQRISFLGDTTKK is encoded by the exons ATGGACGGTGAAGACTTTATGACGGATCAACAG GCTAAGTTTGATGATGATTTCGAAGAAGAAATTTATGATGAAGACAAATATGATGCTCTTAATGATGAGACTTTTGGGAATGATATGTCAG ACGGTGATTGGGAAGCAGATCATGAAAAATATGCTAAATACGAcgaagttattaaaaaaaaatggcctGACGGAAca gaagTCAATGATTATTTAGCCAACTCAATTCCACCTGATCCAAATGTATTCACCGAGTCTTTAAAAACATTACCAGATCTAGAAAGAGAACTAAGACAGTTACATACATTTAGCCACCAATATGAAGTACCG CCTTTACCATTACCTTtccaatatcaaaataattttaattttgttaatcaaAATTATGGTATTAATCTACCAAGTAATAATTGTGGTCCAATTAGAAGACCAATTCCAGTTCAAGGCTCAAATCCTATACCACAC AATGTTTTCAACGCACCTCCTGGGTTCAGAGAAGTAAATGTAAATGGACATATAGACGATATTTTGACTAAACCTCCACCAAAAGTAATTTCATCAGCCATAAGTGTAGCTGACTTGGAAAGAcaattg attGATGCTGTAAAAGTAAGCCCATCTTACAACCGTCCTGTACCAGAGGTAAACCAAGGATATTTACCTTTTTCTCCGTACTATAAACGTGAAATTCCCCAGTACAATTTACCAAACGTTCGTGTTGTaccaaaaa attttccaaggaataataataacgttccAAGAAACCTTATAAATAACGTTAAGAGATTTAATACCAACATGGCATATCAAAATTTTCCTAAAATg AAGAATTACACATTTGATGAGCAGTCGGATTTTACTGATTATGGTGCTGGGTTTATGACGGTGAGAGAAAAACATTGGTTGGCTGGAATACAAACTATACAGTTCCATAATAGTAACCCATTGGAAGAAGATTACTATTTTACG ATGTATCAAAAGCGTCATCATGGTTCAAGTGGGCCAAAACCCAACAGTAATTTTCATCAACCAGATACGCAGTCCAGATTTAACAATTCATATACACAATTACACTTTGAAAATTCTTTAGGAAAAGTCTTG attggcAGTGTGATAACTCCAAGAAAGATGATTGATATAGAGACAAATGATTTTGCACCCTCTTCTGCATCCTCAACAGACCGAGCTGTAGTTGCCCaaaaaaactcaaaacaaaTCCTTTTAGAAATTGAACAt ATGTATATACCACTTCTGAAAATAGAACAAACATACTATGCAATAAGGAACAAAGCACAAGCAGCACCAACTGTACAACAATACATTGATGAACTAACAGAAATTTTGTCTAACCATTTACATCACTTAGTTTCATATGTGACTATACGTAAAGGAAAA CAATTGGTACACAGAATTTTACCCCATCTCAAAAATCCGTCATTTTTATGGAGTGTATTTTTCGGCCCTTcaatttgtacaattatttcaaaagaTAATGAAGATcaattattgttactatttttaccGTACATAAGACAATGGATATTTTGCTTATATCTTCCGGAATTGAATCAAATTGCAgagtatttaatgaaaaatcttGCATTTGTTTTGATAAGTATT TTTGGCATATCAGTTATAGCAAATATGATTGAACGAGCAGAAGAAGTTCGACCCACAACAGAACGAAAAGTATTGAAACAATGGAGTATTTTCATTAGCAATGTTATATTAGTTGGTTcagaaaatacaatacaaagACCAGTCATTGGtttggataaaaaaattattgaacagCATCTGACATATTTACCGTTAGACCAATCCgttacaattgaaaaaaaattaaaccttgTTCAAAGAATTAGTTTCTTGGGTGACACAACTAAGAAATAA
- the LOC100165175 gene encoding protein PAT1 homolog 1 isoform X2 — protein sequence MDGEDFMTDQQAKFDDDFEEEIYDEDKYDALNDETFGNDMSDGDWEADHEKYAKYDEVIKKKWPDGTEVNDYLANSIPPDPNVFTESLKTLPDLERELRQLHTFSHQYEVPPLPLPFQYQNNFNFVNQNYGINLPSNNCGPIRRPIPVQGSNPIPHNVFNAPPGFREVNVNGHIDDILTKPPPKVISSAISVADLERQLIDAVKVSPSYNRPVPEVNQGYLPFSPYYKREIPQYNLPNVRVVPKNFPRNNNNVPRNLINNVKRFNTNMAYQNFPKMNYTFDEQSDFTDYGAGFMTVREKHWLAGIQTIQFHNSNPLEEDYYFTMYQKRHHGSSGPKPNSNFHQPDTQSRFNNSYTQLHFENSLGKVLIGSVITPRKMIDIETNDFAPSSASSTDRAVVAQKNSKQILLEIEHMYIPLLKIEQTYYAIRNKAQAAPTVQQYIDELTEILSNHLHHLVSYVTIRKGKQLVHRILPHLKNPSFLWSVFFGPSICTIISKDNEDQLLLLFLPYIRQWIFCLYLPELNQIAEYLMKNLAFVLISIFGISVIANMIERAEEVRPTTERKVLKQWSIFISNVILVGSENTIQRPVIGLDKKIIEQHLTYLPLDQSVTIEKKLNLVQRISFLGDTTKK from the exons ATGGACGGTGAAGACTTTATGACGGATCAACAG GCTAAGTTTGATGATGATTTCGAAGAAGAAATTTATGATGAAGACAAATATGATGCTCTTAATGATGAGACTTTTGGGAATGATATGTCAG ACGGTGATTGGGAAGCAGATCATGAAAAATATGCTAAATACGAcgaagttattaaaaaaaaatggcctGACGGAAca gaagTCAATGATTATTTAGCCAACTCAATTCCACCTGATCCAAATGTATTCACCGAGTCTTTAAAAACATTACCAGATCTAGAAAGAGAACTAAGACAGTTACATACATTTAGCCACCAATATGAAGTACCG CCTTTACCATTACCTTtccaatatcaaaataattttaattttgttaatcaaAATTATGGTATTAATCTACCAAGTAATAATTGTGGTCCAATTAGAAGACCAATTCCAGTTCAAGGCTCAAATCCTATACCACAC AATGTTTTCAACGCACCTCCTGGGTTCAGAGAAGTAAATGTAAATGGACATATAGACGATATTTTGACTAAACCTCCACCAAAAGTAATTTCATCAGCCATAAGTGTAGCTGACTTGGAAAGAcaattg attGATGCTGTAAAAGTAAGCCCATCTTACAACCGTCCTGTACCAGAGGTAAACCAAGGATATTTACCTTTTTCTCCGTACTATAAACGTGAAATTCCCCAGTACAATTTACCAAACGTTCGTGTTGTaccaaaaa attttccaaggaataataataacgttccAAGAAACCTTATAAATAACGTTAAGAGATTTAATACCAACATGGCATATCAAAATTTTCCTAAAATg AATTACACATTTGATGAGCAGTCGGATTTTACTGATTATGGTGCTGGGTTTATGACGGTGAGAGAAAAACATTGGTTGGCTGGAATACAAACTATACAGTTCCATAATAGTAACCCATTGGAAGAAGATTACTATTTTACG ATGTATCAAAAGCGTCATCATGGTTCAAGTGGGCCAAAACCCAACAGTAATTTTCATCAACCAGATACGCAGTCCAGATTTAACAATTCATATACACAATTACACTTTGAAAATTCTTTAGGAAAAGTCTTG attggcAGTGTGATAACTCCAAGAAAGATGATTGATATAGAGACAAATGATTTTGCACCCTCTTCTGCATCCTCAACAGACCGAGCTGTAGTTGCCCaaaaaaactcaaaacaaaTCCTTTTAGAAATTGAACAt ATGTATATACCACTTCTGAAAATAGAACAAACATACTATGCAATAAGGAACAAAGCACAAGCAGCACCAACTGTACAACAATACATTGATGAACTAACAGAAATTTTGTCTAACCATTTACATCACTTAGTTTCATATGTGACTATACGTAAAGGAAAA CAATTGGTACACAGAATTTTACCCCATCTCAAAAATCCGTCATTTTTATGGAGTGTATTTTTCGGCCCTTcaatttgtacaattatttcaaaagaTAATGAAGATcaattattgttactatttttaccGTACATAAGACAATGGATATTTTGCTTATATCTTCCGGAATTGAATCAAATTGCAgagtatttaatgaaaaatcttGCATTTGTTTTGATAAGTATT TTTGGCATATCAGTTATAGCAAATATGATTGAACGAGCAGAAGAAGTTCGACCCACAACAGAACGAAAAGTATTGAAACAATGGAGTATTTTCATTAGCAATGTTATATTAGTTGGTTcagaaaatacaatacaaagACCAGTCATTGGtttggataaaaaaattattgaacagCATCTGACATATTTACCGTTAGACCAATCCgttacaattgaaaaaaaattaaaccttgTTCAAAGAATTAGTTTCTTGGGTGACACAACTAAGAAATAA
- the LOC100575896 gene encoding ubiquitin-like-conjugating enzyme ATG10, translating into MSMTYQQFVEYATDLKNHSDSIDGGWNLRQHQCPMILLWKTKFPIVCEYHILYNPSYSCPDVFFNMWYTDGKLLSLEHVWSLVHSFLKQNVVHDKWNAITQEMHPFFNSPFFRLHPCKNTHVLEMLGFSSKNIYEFNPLIAWLSTISPIIGLEIDLSYGNRRLKS; encoded by the exons ATGAGCATGACATACCAACAATTTGTCGAGTACGCTacagatttaaaaaatcattcgGACTCGATAGATGGCGGTTGGAATTTACGTCAACACCAATGCCCAATG attctctTATGGAAGACAAAATTTCCAATTGTTTGTGAATATCATATATTGTACAATCCAAGTTATTCATGCCCAGATGTATTCTTTAATATGTGGTATactg atGGAAAGTTACTTTCATTAGAACATGTATGGTCTTTGGTGCattcttttttaaaacaaaatgtagtcCATGACAAGTGGAATGCTATAACTCAagag ATGCATCCATTTTTTAATTCACCATTTTTCAGATTACACCCTTGTAAGAATACTCATGTTTTGGAAATGTTAGgtttttcttcaaaaaatatctatga gtTCAATCCCCTAATAGCATGGTTAAGTACTATTAGTCCTATAATTGGTTTGGAAATAGACTTATCATATGGAAACCGAAGGCtcaaaagttaa
- the LOC100165175 gene encoding protein PAT1 homolog 1 isoform X3 has translation MDGEDFMTDQQAKFDDDFEEEIYDEDKYDALNDETFGNDMSDGDWEADHEKYAKYDEVIKKKWPDGTEVNDYLANSIPPDPNVFTESLKTLPDLERELRQLHTFSHQYEVPPLPLPFQYQNNFNFVNQNYGINLPSNNCGPIRRPIPVQGSNPIPHIDAVKVSPSYNRPVPEVNQGYLPFSPYYKREIPQYNLPNVRVVPKNFPRNNNNVPRNLINNVKRFNTNMAYQNFPKMKNYTFDEQSDFTDYGAGFMTVREKHWLAGIQTIQFHNSNPLEEDYYFTMYQKRHHGSSGPKPNSNFHQPDTQSRFNNSYTQLHFENSLGKVLIGSVITPRKMIDIETNDFAPSSASSTDRAVVAQKNSKQILLEIEHMYIPLLKIEQTYYAIRNKAQAAPTVQQYIDELTEILSNHLHHLVSYVTIRKGKQLVHRILPHLKNPSFLWSVFFGPSICTIISKDNEDQLLLLFLPYIRQWIFCLYLPELNQIAEYLMKNLAFVLISIFGISVIANMIERAEEVRPTTERKVLKQWSIFISNVILVGSENTIQRPVIGLDKKIIEQHLTYLPLDQSVTIEKKLNLVQRISFLGDTTKK, from the exons ATGGACGGTGAAGACTTTATGACGGATCAACAG GCTAAGTTTGATGATGATTTCGAAGAAGAAATTTATGATGAAGACAAATATGATGCTCTTAATGATGAGACTTTTGGGAATGATATGTCAG ACGGTGATTGGGAAGCAGATCATGAAAAATATGCTAAATACGAcgaagttattaaaaaaaaatggcctGACGGAAca gaagTCAATGATTATTTAGCCAACTCAATTCCACCTGATCCAAATGTATTCACCGAGTCTTTAAAAACATTACCAGATCTAGAAAGAGAACTAAGACAGTTACATACATTTAGCCACCAATATGAAGTACCG CCTTTACCATTACCTTtccaatatcaaaataattttaattttgttaatcaaAATTATGGTATTAATCTACCAAGTAATAATTGTGGTCCAATTAGAAGACCAATTCCAGTTCAAGGCTCAAATCCTATACCACAC attGATGCTGTAAAAGTAAGCCCATCTTACAACCGTCCTGTACCAGAGGTAAACCAAGGATATTTACCTTTTTCTCCGTACTATAAACGTGAAATTCCCCAGTACAATTTACCAAACGTTCGTGTTGTaccaaaaa attttccaaggaataataataacgttccAAGAAACCTTATAAATAACGTTAAGAGATTTAATACCAACATGGCATATCAAAATTTTCCTAAAATg AAGAATTACACATTTGATGAGCAGTCGGATTTTACTGATTATGGTGCTGGGTTTATGACGGTGAGAGAAAAACATTGGTTGGCTGGAATACAAACTATACAGTTCCATAATAGTAACCCATTGGAAGAAGATTACTATTTTACG ATGTATCAAAAGCGTCATCATGGTTCAAGTGGGCCAAAACCCAACAGTAATTTTCATCAACCAGATACGCAGTCCAGATTTAACAATTCATATACACAATTACACTTTGAAAATTCTTTAGGAAAAGTCTTG attggcAGTGTGATAACTCCAAGAAAGATGATTGATATAGAGACAAATGATTTTGCACCCTCTTCTGCATCCTCAACAGACCGAGCTGTAGTTGCCCaaaaaaactcaaaacaaaTCCTTTTAGAAATTGAACAt ATGTATATACCACTTCTGAAAATAGAACAAACATACTATGCAATAAGGAACAAAGCACAAGCAGCACCAACTGTACAACAATACATTGATGAACTAACAGAAATTTTGTCTAACCATTTACATCACTTAGTTTCATATGTGACTATACGTAAAGGAAAA CAATTGGTACACAGAATTTTACCCCATCTCAAAAATCCGTCATTTTTATGGAGTGTATTTTTCGGCCCTTcaatttgtacaattatttcaaaagaTAATGAAGATcaattattgttactatttttaccGTACATAAGACAATGGATATTTTGCTTATATCTTCCGGAATTGAATCAAATTGCAgagtatttaatgaaaaatcttGCATTTGTTTTGATAAGTATT TTTGGCATATCAGTTATAGCAAATATGATTGAACGAGCAGAAGAAGTTCGACCCACAACAGAACGAAAAGTATTGAAACAATGGAGTATTTTCATTAGCAATGTTATATTAGTTGGTTcagaaaatacaatacaaagACCAGTCATTGGtttggataaaaaaattattgaacagCATCTGACATATTTACCGTTAGACCAATCCgttacaattgaaaaaaaattaaaccttgTTCAAAGAATTAGTTTCTTGGGTGACACAACTAAGAAATAA
- the LOC100165175 gene encoding protein PAT1 homolog 1 isoform X4 → MDGEDFMTDQQAKFDDDFEEEIYDEDKYDALNDETFGNDMSDGDWEADHEKYAKYDEVIKKKWPDGTEVNDYLANSIPPDPNVFTESLKTLPDLERELRQLHTFSHQYEVPNVFNAPPGFREVNVNGHIDDILTKPPPKVISSAISVADLERQLIDAVKVSPSYNRPVPEVNQGYLPFSPYYKREIPQYNLPNVRVVPKNFPRNNNNVPRNLINNVKRFNTNMAYQNFPKMKNYTFDEQSDFTDYGAGFMTVREKHWLAGIQTIQFHNSNPLEEDYYFTMYQKRHHGSSGPKPNSNFHQPDTQSRFNNSYTQLHFENSLGKVLIGSVITPRKMIDIETNDFAPSSASSTDRAVVAQKNSKQILLEIEHMYIPLLKIEQTYYAIRNKAQAAPTVQQYIDELTEILSNHLHHLVSYVTIRKGKQLVHRILPHLKNPSFLWSVFFGPSICTIISKDNEDQLLLLFLPYIRQWIFCLYLPELNQIAEYLMKNLAFVLISIFGISVIANMIERAEEVRPTTERKVLKQWSIFISNVILVGSENTIQRPVIGLDKKIIEQHLTYLPLDQSVTIEKKLNLVQRISFLGDTTKK, encoded by the exons ATGGACGGTGAAGACTTTATGACGGATCAACAG GCTAAGTTTGATGATGATTTCGAAGAAGAAATTTATGATGAAGACAAATATGATGCTCTTAATGATGAGACTTTTGGGAATGATATGTCAG ACGGTGATTGGGAAGCAGATCATGAAAAATATGCTAAATACGAcgaagttattaaaaaaaaatggcctGACGGAAca gaagTCAATGATTATTTAGCCAACTCAATTCCACCTGATCCAAATGTATTCACCGAGTCTTTAAAAACATTACCAGATCTAGAAAGAGAACTAAGACAGTTACATACATTTAGCCACCAATATGAAGTACCG AATGTTTTCAACGCACCTCCTGGGTTCAGAGAAGTAAATGTAAATGGACATATAGACGATATTTTGACTAAACCTCCACCAAAAGTAATTTCATCAGCCATAAGTGTAGCTGACTTGGAAAGAcaattg attGATGCTGTAAAAGTAAGCCCATCTTACAACCGTCCTGTACCAGAGGTAAACCAAGGATATTTACCTTTTTCTCCGTACTATAAACGTGAAATTCCCCAGTACAATTTACCAAACGTTCGTGTTGTaccaaaaa attttccaaggaataataataacgttccAAGAAACCTTATAAATAACGTTAAGAGATTTAATACCAACATGGCATATCAAAATTTTCCTAAAATg AAGAATTACACATTTGATGAGCAGTCGGATTTTACTGATTATGGTGCTGGGTTTATGACGGTGAGAGAAAAACATTGGTTGGCTGGAATACAAACTATACAGTTCCATAATAGTAACCCATTGGAAGAAGATTACTATTTTACG ATGTATCAAAAGCGTCATCATGGTTCAAGTGGGCCAAAACCCAACAGTAATTTTCATCAACCAGATACGCAGTCCAGATTTAACAATTCATATACACAATTACACTTTGAAAATTCTTTAGGAAAAGTCTTG attggcAGTGTGATAACTCCAAGAAAGATGATTGATATAGAGACAAATGATTTTGCACCCTCTTCTGCATCCTCAACAGACCGAGCTGTAGTTGCCCaaaaaaactcaaaacaaaTCCTTTTAGAAATTGAACAt ATGTATATACCACTTCTGAAAATAGAACAAACATACTATGCAATAAGGAACAAAGCACAAGCAGCACCAACTGTACAACAATACATTGATGAACTAACAGAAATTTTGTCTAACCATTTACATCACTTAGTTTCATATGTGACTATACGTAAAGGAAAA CAATTGGTACACAGAATTTTACCCCATCTCAAAAATCCGTCATTTTTATGGAGTGTATTTTTCGGCCCTTcaatttgtacaattatttcaaaagaTAATGAAGATcaattattgttactatttttaccGTACATAAGACAATGGATATTTTGCTTATATCTTCCGGAATTGAATCAAATTGCAgagtatttaatgaaaaatcttGCATTTGTTTTGATAAGTATT TTTGGCATATCAGTTATAGCAAATATGATTGAACGAGCAGAAGAAGTTCGACCCACAACAGAACGAAAAGTATTGAAACAATGGAGTATTTTCATTAGCAATGTTATATTAGTTGGTTcagaaaatacaatacaaagACCAGTCATTGGtttggataaaaaaattattgaacagCATCTGACATATTTACCGTTAGACCAATCCgttacaattgaaaaaaaattaaaccttgTTCAAAGAATTAGTTTCTTGGGTGACACAACTAAGAAATAA